A DNA window from Mycolicibacter hiberniae contains the following coding sequences:
- a CDS encoding MlaD family protein — protein MQQIESAHRQLAGWRLLLRGLAVLTGVLLLAGVAIAKSQGAVSEHVAVTALLTDVGDGLPKGSDVKFRGALVGSVAKVTPALGGRPNAAELIIDPHFAPGIPATVTARVVPSNVFAVSSIQLVDNGPASGLRSGARIVQDQSLATVQFQTVLTKLREILGAIGRPDSGDSIGVLQAVAEATGGRGDTLTAAGGGAKRIVRQLNEVMQAQGSASTVGQLTDALTGLQTAAPELLETVHQMVVPMRTLAEKRQALTDFLAAGNTTTGSMAEAFVNNTDRMIVITTQLSPVLGVLADAGGEFAPMVTRMNNVVNRFFDHVWRSDRHTAVGKFLLVITPNRMYTRGDCPRYGSLEGPSCQTAPLSADPPLLPQAIDPRNYPLAPELTGGGPGLVGGPEELAKLTEILGPDTNPASELLLGPVLRGTTVQMIPEPAAPPGAPAEATPAGPTQAGGS, from the coding sequence ATGCAGCAGATCGAATCGGCGCATCGGCAGCTGGCCGGCTGGCGCCTGTTGCTCCGGGGGCTCGCCGTGCTGACCGGGGTGCTGCTGCTCGCCGGAGTGGCGATCGCCAAGTCGCAGGGCGCCGTCTCCGAGCACGTCGCCGTCACCGCCCTGCTCACCGACGTCGGCGACGGCCTGCCCAAAGGCTCCGACGTCAAGTTCCGCGGCGCGCTGGTGGGCTCCGTCGCGAAGGTGACACCGGCGCTGGGCGGGCGACCCAATGCCGCGGAACTGATCATCGACCCGCACTTCGCACCGGGAATTCCGGCGACGGTGACTGCTCGCGTGGTACCCAGCAATGTTTTTGCGGTCTCCTCAATCCAACTGGTGGACAACGGACCGGCCAGCGGGCTGCGCAGCGGCGCCCGGATCGTTCAGGATCAGAGCCTGGCCACCGTCCAATTCCAGACCGTGCTGACCAAGCTGCGCGAAATCCTCGGCGCGATCGGCCGGCCCGACTCCGGCGACTCGATCGGCGTGCTACAGGCCGTCGCGGAAGCCACCGGCGGCCGCGGCGACACCCTCACCGCCGCCGGTGGCGGCGCCAAGCGGATCGTCCGGCAGCTCAACGAGGTGATGCAGGCCCAAGGCTCGGCGTCCACCGTCGGCCAGCTCACCGACGCGTTGACGGGCCTGCAGACAGCTGCGCCGGAGCTGCTGGAGACGGTGCACCAGATGGTCGTGCCCATGCGGACCCTGGCCGAAAAACGGCAGGCGCTCACCGACTTCCTGGCAGCCGGTAACACCACCACGGGATCGATGGCGGAAGCCTTCGTCAACAACACCGACCGGATGATCGTCATCACCACCCAGCTCTCCCCGGTGCTCGGTGTGTTGGCCGACGCCGGTGGCGAGTTCGCTCCCATGGTCACCCGGATGAACAACGTGGTGAACAGGTTCTTCGACCACGTCTGGCGCTCGGATCGCCACACGGCGGTGGGCAAGTTCCTGCTGGTCATCACCCCCAACCGGATGTACACCCGCGGGGACTGCCCGCGCTACGGCAGCCTCGAGGGCCCCAGTTGCCAGACCGCGCCGCTGTCCGCCGATCCGCCATTGCTTCCGCAAGCCATCGATCCCCGCAACTATCCGCTCGCGCCGGAGCTGACCGGCGGCGGCCCGGGTTTGGTGGGCGGTCCCGAGGAACTGGCGAAACTGACCGAGATCCTCGGCCCGGACACCAACCCGGCCTCGGAGCTGCTCTTAGGTCCGGTGCTGCGCGGAACCACCGTGCAGATGATCCCCGAACCGGCAGCGCCCCCCGGCGCGCCGGCCGAAGCCACGCCTGCGGGCCCCACCCAGGCAGGTGGCTCATGA
- a CDS encoding MCE family protein translates to MSGHHRRLLGLCTFLAVCFALTWTVFVTLQRQVAGPTTPYAALFTDVSGLKAGDDVRMAGVRVGRVEGVTLQGELARVDFRIEKAQPLSGDTRASIDYQNLVGQRYVGLSLGTFDNPGVLRPGTVIPVERTQPSFDISHLLNGFEPLFALLNPEEVDNLTSAVIASMQGDTGAITQLIADTTQLAQAYSGTDELLDPVLTNLRSVLESVARRGGDVESSISSAKDMFHGFAARRAEFVTSLDQVSVVGQRLANVIGDIQPDLREFVQREPGFAKHFMDNKQGFAYMGFNIPLMLKGLARMSQEGSYLDIYACNITVSEFPRIDALIDAILRNGTPSGAKQFSAKCR, encoded by the coding sequence ATGAGTGGCCACCACCGCCGGCTGCTGGGGCTGTGCACGTTTCTGGCCGTCTGCTTCGCGCTCACCTGGACCGTTTTCGTCACGCTGCAACGCCAGGTCGCCGGCCCGACGACGCCGTATGCCGCGCTGTTCACCGATGTCTCCGGCCTGAAAGCCGGTGACGACGTCCGCATGGCCGGAGTCCGGGTCGGCCGGGTCGAGGGCGTGACCCTGCAGGGTGAGCTGGCCCGGGTCGACTTCCGCATCGAGAAGGCGCAGCCGCTCTCGGGCGACACCAGGGCCTCGATCGACTACCAGAACCTGGTCGGCCAGCGCTACGTGGGTCTGTCGCTGGGCACGTTCGACAACCCCGGGGTGCTGCGGCCAGGCACGGTGATCCCGGTCGAGCGCACCCAACCGTCATTCGACATCTCGCACCTGCTCAACGGATTCGAGCCGTTGTTCGCCCTGCTCAACCCCGAGGAGGTGGACAACCTCACCTCCGCGGTCATCGCCTCGATGCAAGGGGATACCGGCGCGATCACCCAACTCATCGCCGACACCACCCAACTGGCCCAGGCCTACTCCGGCACCGATGAACTCCTGGACCCGGTGTTGACCAACCTGAGATCGGTTCTCGAGTCGGTGGCCCGGCGCGGTGGGGACGTCGAGTCCAGCATCTCCTCGGCCAAGGACATGTTCCACGGGTTTGCCGCCCGGCGTGCGGAATTCGTCACCTCCCTCGACCAGGTGTCGGTGGTGGGGCAACGTCTGGCCAACGTGATCGGCGATATCCAGCCCGACCTGCGCGAGTTCGTGCAACGCGAGCCCGGGTTCGCCAAGCACTTCATGGACAACAAACAGGGATTCGCCTACATGGGCTTCAACATTCCGCTGATGCTCAAGGGTCTGGCCCGGATGAGCCAAGAGGGGTCTTATCTCGACATCTACGCCTGCAACATCACGGTCAGCGAGTTCCCCCGCATCGACGCCCTGATCGACGCCATTCTGCGCAACGGGACACCAAGCGGGGCAAAACAATTCAGTGCGAAATGCAGGTGA